One segment of Manihot esculenta cultivar AM560-2 chromosome 4, M.esculenta_v8, whole genome shotgun sequence DNA contains the following:
- the LOC110613438 gene encoding FACT complex subunit SPT16 — translation MADQRNPSGGQNAYKINTDKFKLRLKSLYSHWNEHKDELWGSADALAIATPPPSDDLRYLKSSAMNVWLLGYEFPETIMVFTKKQIHFLCSQKKASLLEVVRRPAHDVAGGIDVVIHVKAKGDDGTTLMEAIFRAIRAQPNSSVVGYIAKEVPEGTLLETWAEKLKTAGFQQIADVTNGFSDLLAFKDAEEILNVKKAAYLGVSVMSNVVIPTLENAVDEEKKVTHSSLMDEAEKAIMDPAKAKAKLKAENCDICYPPIFQSGGEFDLRPSAASNDEYLYYDPASVIIVAIGARYNNYCSNLARTFLIDANPKQRMAYEVLLKAHEAAIGALKPGNKISAVYQAAVSVVEKEAPELAPYLTKSAGTGIGLEFRESGLNLNAKNDRSLRPNMIFNLSLGFQNLQNQTNNPKIRNYSLLVADTVIVGQTNPEVATCKSSKAVKDVAYSFTEEDEVKPEPKPGVNGTKAFMSKTTLRSDSGEVSKEEIRRQHQAELARQKNEETARRLTGEERATGDNRGTAKTSTDLIAYKNVNDIPPARGLMIQIDQKNEAVLLPIYGSMVPFHVATIRTVSSQQDTNRNCYIRIIFNVPGTPFSPHDANSLKYPGAIYLKEVSFRSKDPRHISEVVQQIKTLRRHVVARESERAERATLVTQEKLQLAGSRFKPIRLADLWIRPAFGGRGRKLPGALEAHVNGFRFSTSRNDERVDVMFANIKHTFFQPAEREMITLLHFHLHNHIMVGNKKTKDVQFYVEVMESVQTLGGGKRSAYDPDEIEEEQRERDRKNKINMDFQSFVNRVNDLWSQPQFSGLDLEFDQPLRELGFHGVPYKTSSFIIPTSSCLVELIETPFLVVTLSEIEIVNLERVGLGQKNFDMTIVFKDFKRDVLRIDSIPSTSLDGIKEWLDTTDIKYYESKLNLNWRQILKTITDDPQSFIDEGGWEFLNLEASDSDSENSEDSDKGYEPSDAEPESESEDDDSDSESLVESDDDEEDDDSDDDSEEEKGKTWEELEREASNADREKGDESDSEVERNRRKMKKLGKSRAPPSSSLAKRSRFR, via the coding sequence ATGGCTGATCAGCGGAACCCTAGCGGGGGCCAAAATGCTTATAAGATTAACACCGATAAGTTCAAACTACGACTTAAGTCACTGTACTCGCATTGGAATGAGCACAAGGATGAACTATGGGGGTCTGCTGATGCGCTTGCAATAGCTACGCCGCCACCTTCGGATGATTTGCGGTACCTGAAATCGTCCGCCATGAATGTTTGGTTATTAGGTTATGAGTTCCCGGAGACTATAATGGTATTTACCAAGAAGCAGATTCATTTCTTGTGTAGCCAAAAGAAGGCTTCTTTGCTTGAAGTTGTGAGAAGACCTGCTCATGATGTTGCGGGAGGTATAGATGTTGTTATTCATGTCAAGGCAAAGGGGGATGATGGGACAACGTTAATGGAAGCTATATTTCGTGCTATTCGTGCGCAGCCGAATTCTAGTGTTGTTGGATACATAGCCAAGGAGGTTCCAGAAGGTACTCTTCTGGAGACTTGGGCTGAGAAACTGAAGACTGCAGGTTTCCAGCAGATTGCAGATGTAACTAATGGGTTTTCTGATCTGCTTGCTTTCAAGGATGCCGAAGAGATTTTGAATGTAAAGAAAGCTGCTTATTTGGGTGTTAGTGTGATGAGCAATGTTGTCATTCCTACTCTTGAGAATGCTGTTGATGAGGAGAAGAAAGTCACCCATTCTTCTTTGATGGATGAGGCAGAGAAGGCCATAATGGATCCTGCCAAAGCTAAGGCGAAGTTAAAAGCAGAAAATTGTGATATATGTTACCCTCCAATATTTCAGAGTGGAGGAGAATTTGATCTCAGACCCAGTGCTGCCAGCAACGATGAGTACCTCTACTATGATCCTGCCAGTGTCATAATCGTTGCTATTGGAGCCCGATATAACAATTACTGTTCAAACCTTGCCAGGACATTCTTGATTGATGCCAATCCAAAGCAGAGAATGGCTTATGAGGTTCTGCTCAAAGCCCATGAAGCAGCAATTGGTGCATTAAAGCCTGGGAACAAGATCAGTGCTGTGTATCAAGCAGCTGTCTCAGTGGTTGAGAAAGAGGCTCCTGAGTTAGCTCCCTATCTGACAAAATCAGCAGGTACAGGCATTGGGCTCGAGTTCCGTGAGTCTGGCCTGAATCTTAATGCCAAGAATGATCGATCGTTGAGGCcaaatatgatttttaatttgtcACTCGGTTTTCAGAACTTACAGAACCAAACAAATAACCCGAAGATCCGGAATTATTCTCTATTAGTTGCTGATACTGTTATTGTAGGCCAAACAAATCCAGAAGTGGCAACTTGTAAGAGCTCAAAAGCTGTTAAAGATGTGGCTTACTCTTTCACTGAAGAGGATGAAGTAAAACCAGAACCTAAACCTGGGGTTAATGGCACAAAGGCCTTCATGTCCAAGACAACACTAAGGTCTGATTCAGGGGAGGTCTCAAAGGAGGAGATTCGCAGGCAGCACCAGGCGGAGCTTGCCCGTCAAAAGAATGAAGAAACTGCAAGGCGACTTACTGGTGAAGAAAGAGCAACAGGAGACAACCGTGGAACTGCTAAGACTTCAACTGATTTGATAGCATACAAGAATGTCAATGATATTCCTCCTGCAAGAGGCCTAATGATTCAGATAGACCAGAAGAATGAGGCTGTGCTTCTTCCTATTTATGGGAGTATGGTACCTTTCCATGTTGCTACAATCAGGACAGTTTCCAGCCAGCAAGACACCAACAGAAATTGCTATATCCGTATTATATTTAATGTGCCGGGAACTCCTTTTAGTCCACATGATGCTAATTCACTGAAGTATCCAGGGGCTATTTACCTTAAGGAGGTTTCATTTCGGTCGAAGGACCCTAGGCACATCAGCGAAGTGGTACAGCAGATTAAGACACTTAGACGGCATGTTGTGGCTAGGGAGTCTGAGAGGGCTGAGAGGGCAACCTTGGTTACTCAGGAGAAACTTCAGCTTGCGGGGAGTAGATTCAAGCCAATAAGGTTGGCAGACCTTTGGATCCGTCCGGCATTTGGTGGCCGGGGAAGAAAACTACCTGGTGCTCTGGAAGCTCATGTAAATGGATTTAGATTTTCAACCAGTAGAAATGATGAGCGCGTGGATGTTATGTTTGCAAACATCAAACATACTTTTTTCCAGCCTGCAGAGAGGGAAATGATCACTCTTCTCCACTTTCACCTTCACAATCATATCATGGTAGGGAACAAGAAAACCAAGGATGTGCAGTTTTATGTAGAAGTGATGGAGTCGGTCCAGACTTTGGGAGGCGGAAAGAGGTCTGCATATGACCCTGATGAAATTGAAGAAGAGCAAAGGGAAAGAGACAGGAAGAATAAGATCAATATGGATTTTCAGAGCTTTGTAAATCGGGTGAACGATCTCTGGAGCCAACCGCAGTTTAGTGGACTCGACCTTGAGTTTGATCAGCCTTTGAGAGAGCTTGGCTTCCATGGGGTGCCCTACAAAACCTCATCTTTCATCATCCCAACTTCAAGCTGCTTGGTCGAGCTAATTGAGACTCCTTTCCTTGTTGTCACCCTAAGTGAGATTGAGATTGTGAACTTGGAGAGAGTTGGTCTTGGACAGAAAAATTTTGATATGACCATTGTGTTTAAGGATTTCAAGCGAGATGTCCTTAGGATTGATTCTATTCCATCGACATCACTGGATGGTATAAAGGAATGGCTCGACACTACAGACATCAAGTATTACGAGAGCAAGTTGAATTTGAACTGGCGGCAGATACTGAAGACAATTACTGATGACCCTCAGAGTTTCATAGATGAAGGGGGTTGGGAATTTTTGAATCTGGAAGCAAGTGATTCAGACTCTGAGAATTCCGAGGATTCAGACAAGGGTTATGAGCCATCAgacgccgaacctgagtctgaGTCAGAAGATGATGACTCTGATAGTGAGTCATTGGTGGAATCTGATGATGATGAGGAGGATGATGATTCAGATGACGATTCTGAGGAAGAAAAGGGCAAGACATGGGAAGAGTTAGAGAGGGAAGCAAGCAATGCGGACAGGGAGAAAGGGGATGAGTCAGACAGTGAGGTGGAGAGGAATAGAAGGAAAATGAAGAAACTTGGGAAGTCTCGAGCCCCTCCTAGTAGCAGCTTGGCCAAGCGTTCCAGATTCAGATAG
- the LOC110614003 gene encoding 26S proteasome regulatory subunit 7A, whose protein sequence is MAPEPEDEIKDEKNPRPLDEDDIALLKTYGLGPYSNSIKKVEKEIKEMAKKVNDLCGIKESDTGLAAPSQWDLVSDKQMMQEEQPLQVARCTKIINPNTEDAKYVINVKQIAKFVVGLGDKVSPTDIEEGMRVGVDRNKYQIQIPLPPKIDPSVTMMTVEEKPDVTYNDVGGCKEQIEKMREVVELPMLHPEKFVKLGIDPPKGVLCYGPPGTGKTLLARAVANRTDACFIRVIGSELVQKYVGEGARMVRELFQMARSKKACIVFFDEVDAIGGARFDDGVGGDNEVQRTMLEIVNQLDGFDARGNIKVLMATNRPDTLDPALLRPGRLDRKVEFGLPDLESRTQIFKIHTRTMNCERDIRFELLARLCPNSTGADIRSVCTEAGMFAIRARRKTVTEKDFLDAVNKVIKGYQKFSATPKYMVYN, encoded by the exons ATGGCACCAGAGCCCGAGGATGAGATCAAGGACGAGAAGAACCCTCGCCCTCTCGATGAAGACGACATCGCTCTTCTCAAAACTTAT GGTTTAGGACCATATTCTAATAGCATTAAGAAAGTCGAGAAGGAAATCAAGGAAATGGCTAAGAAAGTCAATGATTTATGTG GTATAAAGGAGTCTGACACTGGCTTGGCTGCACCCAGCCAGTGGGACCTCGTCTCTGATAAGCAAATGATGCAGGAGGAGCAACCTCTTCAG GTGGCAAGGTGCACAAAGATAATAAATCCAAACACTGAAGATGCCAAATATGTGATAAATGTCAAACAAATTGCAAAG TTTGTTGTTGGTCTGGGTGACAAGGTTTCCCCAACTGATATAGAAGAAGGGATGCGTGTTGG GGTTGATCGTAACAAATATCAGATACAGATTCCTTTGCCTCCAAAAATTGATCCAAGTGTGACCATGATGACAGTGGAAGAGAAACCAGATGTGACATATAACGATGTTGGTGGATGCAAGGAGCAGATTGAAAAGATGCGAGAA GTTGTTGAATTGCCTATGCTTCATCCTGAGAAATTTGTGAAGCTCGGGATTGACCCTCCTAAAGGTGTGCTCTGTTATGGTCCTCCTGGAACTGGTAAAACACTTTTAGCCAGAGCTGTGGCTAATAGAACTGATGCTTGTTTCATTCGAGTTATTGGAAGTGAGCTTGTTCAAAAATATGTTGGTGAGGGAGCAAGGATGGTTCGTGAGTTATTCCAG ATGGCACGCTCAAAGAAGGCTTGTATTGTATTTTTTGATGAAGTTGATGCAATAGGCGGTGCCCGTTTTGATGATGGTGTGGGAGGAGACAATGAGGTCCAGCGTACAATGCTTGAAATTGTGAATCAGCTTGATGGATTTGATGCTCGTGGAAACATTAAAGTTCTTATGGCAACAAACAG GCCTGACACTCTAGATCCAGCGCTGCTACGTCCTGGACGATTAGATCGTAAGGTTGAGTTTGGCCTTCCAGATTTGGAAAGTAGAACTCAGATATTTAAGATTCATACACGAACAATGAACTGTGAAAGAGATATCCGATTTGAACTTTTGGCTCGGCTTTGCCCAAATTCAACCG GAGCTGACATTAGGAGTGTATGCACTGAAGCTGGAATGTTTGCCATTCGAGCACGAAGGAAGACAGTAACAGAGAAGGACTTTCTTGATGCGGTGAACAAAGTAATTAAAGGATATCAGAAGTTCAGTGCAACACCAAAGTACATGGTCTACAATTAA
- the LOC110613603 gene encoding uncharacterized protein LOC110613603 — protein sequence MPLLDIATTQASLQNHLSPLGVQSLIHCKVLSSQFIFGDGKIPVSTWKSFHFPRKLNPFERSKLQIKAVATLEPKCLANKEDGHKISENAQLDIDSDASKVQAESSSADSTELGEKERLRRIRISKANKGNTPWNKGRKHSAETLQRIRERTRLAMQNPKIKMKLANLGHAQSEETRMKIGVGVRMRWQKRREKMTLQETCLYEWQNLIAEASRRGYLGEEELQWDSYKILSEKLEVEWVESIEQRKATRRPKGSKRAPKSPEQKRKIAEAIAAKWADPDYRDRVRSALAKYHGIPAGAERRPRRRPSTQAKKQDPTKRKTRDTNNLSGNDATSPIQRLRLRRSKTPLYKDPLAGSKLEMIKNIRAQRAAAETKKTEAIGRARLLIAEAEKAAKALEVAATKSPIAQASLLETRKLITEAIQSLESIDTVHITSTKNDLDPSLGPAERISQVEMAMDMGNGNSNQAELKEVNGTKILASSKDEDLNFTNLHDILNGENEILSANSNGYSLPSIRLESLLEHPSSPNHFGQLEANGNVKPQRNPLLNGSQVQQVKEESPSKPISSTKKWVRGRLVEVQDGDKC from the exons ATGCCTTTACTAG ATATTGCTACTACTCAAGCTTCCTTGCAAAATCATCTAAGTCCATTAGGGGTTCAATCCCTCATTCATTGTAAGGTTTTATCAAGTCAATTTATATTTGGGGATGGGAAGATACCGGTATCTACGTGGAAATCTTTCCACTTCCCTAGGAAGTTAAATCCTTTTGAAAGGAGTAAACTTCAGATCAAGGCAGTTGCTACTCTTGAACCCAAATGTTTAGCCAACAAGGAAGATGGACACAAGATTAGTGAAAATGCACAGCTTGATATCGATTCCGATGCCTCAAAGGTTCAGGCTGAGTCTTCAAGTGCAGACTCAACAGAATTGGGTGAGAAAGAAAGGTTGAGGCGGATTAGAATTTCTAAAGCAAATAAAGGAAATACTCCATGGAACAAAGGGAGGAAGCACAGTGCTG AAACCCTTCAACGGATTAGAGAAAGAACAAGACTTGCTATGCAGAATCCTAAG ATCAAGATGAAGTTGGCCAACCTTGGACATGCTCAGAG TGAAGAGACAAGGATGAAAATTGGAGTTGGAGTACGAATGAGGTGGCAAAAGCGCCGGGAGAAGATGACTCTGCAGGAAACTTGTCTCTATGAGTGGCAAAATTTGATTGCTGAAGCTTCTAGAAGAGGATATCTTGGCGAGGAAGAGCTGCAGTGGGATTCCTACAAGATCTTAAGTGAAAAGCTTGAGGTTGAATGGGTAGAGAGTATTGAACAAAGAAAAGCAACGCGTAGGCCAAAGGGTAGCAAGAGAGCACCAAAGTCCCctgaacaaaaaagaaaaattgcagAAGCCATTGCTGCCAAATGGGCTGATCCT GACTACCGAGATAGAGTTCGCTCTGCACTTGCTAAATATCATGGCATACCAGCTGGAGCTGAAAGGAGGCCAAGGCGAAGGCCAAGTACCCAAGCCAAGAAACAGGACCCAACAAAGAGAAAAACTAGGGATACAAACAATTTGTCTGGAAATGATGCGACAAGCCCAATTCAGCGGCTAAGACTGCGGAGAAGTAAGACACCATTGTACAAGGATCCTTTGGCAGGTTCAAAGTTGGAGATGATAAAGAACATCAGAGCACAAAGAGCTGCCGCAGAAACCAAGAAAACTGAAGCCATTGGACGAGCAAG GTTGTTAATTGCTGAAGCTGAGAAAGCTGCTAAGGCCCTTGAGGTTGCTGCAACAAAGAGTCCTATTGCTCAAGCCTCCCTCCTGGAAACCAGAAAGCTGATAACTGAAGCAATTCAGTCACTTGAATCCATAGACACTGTGCACATCACATCTACTAAGAATGACTTGGACCCTTCTCTTGGACCAGCTGAAAGGATTAGCCAGGTTGAAATGGCAATGGACATGGGAAATGGAAACTCTAATcaagcagagttgaaagaagtAAATGGAACCAAAATCCTTGCATCAAGTAAAGATGAGGACCTCAACTTCACTAACTTGCATGACATTCTGAATGGTGAGAATGAAATTCTCTCTGCAAACTCTAATGGGTATAGTTTGCCTTCAATTAGATTGGAGAGTCTCCTCGAACACCCGAGTTCGCCCAATCATTTTGGCCAATTGGAAGCAAACGGGAATGTTAAACCTCAAAGGAATCCTTTACTGAATGGATCCCAGGTTCAGCAAGTGAAAGAGGAGTCACCTTCTAAACCAATCTCTAGCACTAAGAAATGGGTTCGTGGAAGACTTGTTGAAGTGCAAGACGGTGACAAGTGTTAA
- the LOC110612936 gene encoding bifunctional protein FolD 4, chloroplastic, with amino-acid sequence MASITFMDCSSSTTARLFPFTRTTFRHNSVLFLRRLVRPLSMRSTSLRTLTVGSSSVSSVPAINAAIGSEAGAKVIDGKLVAKKIREEIAAEVSRMKEEIGVVPGLAVILVGDRKDSATYVRNKKKACESVGINSFEVHLPEDSAEQEVLKFISGFNDDPSVHGILVQLPLPSHMNEQNILNAVSIEKDVDGFHPLNIGRLAMRGREPLFVPCTPKGCIELLHRYGVQIKGKRAVVIGRSNIVGMPAALLLQREDATISIVHSRTKNPEEITKQADIIISAVGQPNMVRGNWIKPGAVVIDVGINPVEDAKSPRGYKLVGDVCYEEACKVASAVTPVPGGVGPMTIAMLLSNTLCSAKRAHNFQ; translated from the exons ATGGCGTCTATCACCTTCATGGACTGTTCCTCCTCCACCACTGCTCGGCTTTTTCCCTTTACCCGCACCACTTTCCGCCACAACAGCGTCCTCTTTCTCCGCCGCCTGGTGCGTCCTCTCTCCATGCGTTCTACCTCTCTCAGAACACTCACTGTTGGCTCTTCCTCTGTCTCTTCAGTACCCGCCATAAATG CTGCAATCGGTAGCGAGGCGGGTGCTAAGGTGATTGATGGAAAGTTGGTGGCGAAGAAAATACGGGAGGAGATAGCTGCTGAAGTATCGAGGATGAAAGAGGAAATTGGTGTTGTTCCTGGGTTGGCTGTTATTCTTGTTGGGGACAGAAAGGATTCAGCTACTTATGTTCGCAACAAGAAAAAAGCTTGTGAATCTGTTGGGATTAATTCTTTTGAAGTTCATCTGCCTGAAGATTCCGCAGAACAAGAAGTACTCAAGTTTATTTCAGGTTTTAATGATGATCCTTCAGTTCATGGCATCCTTGTGCAGTTGCCATTACCTTCC CATATGAATGAGCAGAACATCTTGAACGCTGTGAGTATTGAGAAGGATGTAGATGGCTTCCACCCACTGAACATTGGTCGTCTTGCCATGCGAGGAAGAGAACCTTTGTTTGTTCCATGTACTCCTAAAGGgtgcattgaattgttgcaTAGATATGGTGTTCAAATCAAAGGGAAGAGGGCAGTTGTGATTGGTCGCAGCAATATTGTTGGGATGCCAGCTGCTTTGTTGCTTCAA aGGGAAGATGCAACTATAAGTATTGTCCATTCTAGAACCAAGAACCCCGAGGAGATCACCAAACAAGCAGATATCATAATCTCTGCCGTAGGACAACCAAACATGGTGAGGGGGAATTGGATAAAGCCCGGTGCTGTTGTAATTGATGTTGGAATCAATCCAGTTGAG GATGCAAAAAGTCCTCGAGGTTACAAGTTGGTTGGAGATGTTTGCTATGAAGAGGCCTGCAAGGTTGCTTCAGCTGTCACTCCAGTTCCTGGGGGAGTTGGTCCAATGACCATAGCGATGCTTCTCTCCAATACTCTTTGTTCGGCAAAGAGGGCACACAATTTCCAGTGA
- the LOC110613696 gene encoding FACT complex subunit SPT16, whose amino-acid sequence MADQRNPSGGQNAYKINTDKFKLRLKTLYSHWNKHKDELWGSADALAIATPPPSDDLRYLKSSAMNLWLLGYEFPDTIMVFTKKQIHFLCSQKKAALLEVLRTPAHDVAGGIDVVIHVKAKGDDGTTLMEAIFRAIRAQPNASVVGYIAKEVPEGTLLETWAEKLKTAGFQQIADVTNGFSDLLAFKDAEEILNVKKAAYLSVSVMSNVVIPTLENAIDEEKKVTHSALMDDAEKAIMDPAKARAKLKAENCDICYPPIFQSGGEFDLRPSAASNDEYLYYDPASVIIVAIGARYNNYCSNLARTFLIDANPMQRKAYEVLLKAHEAAIGALKPGNKISAVYQAAVSVVEKEAPELVPYLTKSVGTGIGLEFRESGLNLNAKNDRSLRPNMIFNLSLGFQNLQNQTNNPKIRNYSLLVADTVIVGQTNPEVATCKSSKAVKDVAYSFTEEDEVKPEPKPGANGTKAFMSKTTLRSDSGEISKEEIRRQHQAELARQKNEETARRLTGEERATGDNRGAAKTSTDLIAYKNVNDIPPARDLMIQIDQKNEAVLLPIYGSMVPFHVATIRTVSSQQDTNRNCYIRIIFNVPGTPFSPHDANSLKYPGAIYLKEVSFRSKDPRHISEVVQQIKTLRRHVVARESERAERATLVTQEKLQLAGSRFKPIRLADLWIRPAFGGRGRKLPGALEAHVNGFRFSTSRSDERVDVMFANIKHAFFQPAEREMITLLHFHLHNHIMVGNKKTKDVQFYVEVMESVQTLGGGKRSAYDPDEIEEEQRERDRKNKINMDFQSFVNRVNDLWSQPQFSGLDLEFDQPLRELGFHGVPYKTSSFIIPTSSCLVELVETPFLVITLSEIEIVNLERVGLGQKNFDMTIVFKDFKRDVLRIDSIPSTSLDGIKEWLDTTDIKYYESKLNLNWRQILKTITDDPQSFIDEGGWEFLNLEASDSDSEKSEDSDKGYEPSDAEPESESEDDDSDSESLVESDEDEEEEDSEEDSEEEKGKTWEELEREASNADREKGDESDSEVERNRRKAKNLGKSRAPPSSSMAKRSRFR is encoded by the coding sequence ATGGCTGACCAGCGGAACCCTAGCGGGGGCCAAAATGCATATAAGATTAACACCGATAAGTTCAAACTACGACTTAAGACACTGTATTCGCATTGGAATAAACACAAGGATGAACTATGGGGGTCTGCTGATGCGCTTGCAATAGCTACGCCGCCACCTTCGGATGATTTGCGGTACCTGAAATCATCCGCCATGAATCTTTGGTTACTAGGTTATGAGTTCCCGGACACTATAATGGTATTTACCAAGAAGCAGATTCATTTCTTGTGTAGTCAAAAGAAGGCTGCTTTGCTTGAGGTTTTGAGAACACCTGCTCATGATGTTGCGGGAGGTATAGATGTTGTTATTCATGTCAAGGCAAAGGGGGATGATGGGACAACATTAATGGAAGCTATATTTCGTGCTATTCGAGCGCAGCCAAATGCTAGTGTTGTTGGATACATAGCCAAGGAGGTTCCAGAAGGTACTCTTTTGGAGACTTGGGCTGAAAAACTGAAGACTGCAGGTTTCCAGCAGATTGCCGATGTAACTAATGGGTTTTCTGACCTGCTTGCTTTCAAGGATGCTGAAGAGATTTTGAATGTAAAGAAAGCTGCTTATTTGAGTGTTAGTGTGATGAGCAATGTTGTCATTCCCACTCTTGAGAATGCTATTGATGAGGAGAAGAAAGTTACCCATTCTGCTTTGATGGATGACGCAGAGAAGGCCATAATGGATCCTGCCAAAGCTAGGGCGAAGTTAAAAGCAGAAAATTGTGATATATGTTACCCTCCCATATTTCAAAGTGGAGGAGAATTTGATCTCAGACCCAGTGCTGCCAGCAATGATGAGTATCTCTACTATGATCCTGCCAGTGTCATCATAGTTGCAATTGGAGCCCGATATAACAATTACTGTTCAAACCTTGCCAGGACATTCTTGATTGATGCCAATCCAATGCAGAGAAAGGCTTATGAGGTTCTGCTCAAAGCCCATGAAGCAGCAATTGGTGCATTAAAGCCTGGGAACAAGATCAGTGCTGTGTATCAAGCAGCTGTGTCAGTGGTTGAGAAAGAGGCTCCTGAATTAGTTCCCTATCTGACAAAATCAGTAGGTACAGGGATTGGGCTTGAGTTCCGTGAGTCTGGCCTGAATCTTAATGCCAAGAATGATCGATCGTTGAGGCcaaatatgatttttaatttgtcACTCGGTTTTCAGAACTTACAGAACCAAACAAATAACCCAAAGATCCGGAATTATTCTCTATTAGTTGCTGATACTGTTATTGTAGGCCAAACAAATCCAGAAGTGGCAACTTGTAAGAGCTCAAAAGCTGTTAAAGATGTGGCTTACTCTTTCACTGAAGAGGATGAAGTAAAACCAGAACCTAAACCTGGGGCTAATGGCACAAAGGCCTTCATGTCCAAGACAACACTAAGGTCTGATTCAGGGGAGATCTCAAAGGAGGAGATTCGCAGGCAGCACCAGGCGGAGCTTGCCCGTCAAAAGAATGAAGAAACTGCAAGGCGACTTACTGGTGAAGAAAGAGCAACAGGAGACAACCGTGGAGCTGCAAAGACTTCAACTGATTTGATAGCATACAAGAATGTCAATGATATTCCTCCTGCAAGAGATCTAATGATTCAGATAGACCAGAAGAATGAGGCTGTGCTTCTGCCTATTTATGGGAGTATGGTACCTTTCCATGTTGCTACAATCAGGACAGTTTCCAGCCAGCAAGACACCAACAGAAATTGCTATATCCGTATTATATTTAATGTGCCGGGAACTCCTTTTAGTCCACACGATGCAAATTCACTGAAGTACCCAGGGGCTATTTACCTGAAGGAAGTTTCATTTCGGTCCAAGGACCCTAGGCACATCAGTGAAGTGGTACAGCAGATTAAGACACTTAGACGGCATGTTGTGGCTAGGGAGTCTGAGAGGGCTGAGAGGGCAACCTTGGTTACTCAGGAGAAACTTCAGCTTGCTGGGAGTAGATTCAAGCCAATAAGGTTGGCGGACCTTTGGATCCGTCCAGCATTTGGTGGCCGGGGAAGAAAACTACCTGGTGCTCTGGAAGCTCATGTAAATGGATTTAGATTTTCAACTAGTAGAAGTGATGAGCGTGTGGATGTTATGTTTGCAAACATCAAACATGCTTTTTTCCAGCCTGCAGAGAGGGAAATGATCACTCTTCTCCACTTTCACCTTCACAATCATATCATGGTAGGGAACAAGAAGACCAAGGATGTGCAGTTTTATGTGGAAGTGATGGAATCGGTCCAGACTTTGGGAGGCGGAAAGAGGTCTGCATATGACCCTGATGAAATTGAAGAAGAGCAAAGGGAAAGGGACAGGAAGAATAAGATCAATATGGATTTTCAGAGCTTTGTAAATCGGGTGAACGATCTTTGGAGCCAACCGCAGTTTAGTGGACTCGACCTTGAGTTTGATCAGCCTTTGAGAGAGCTTGGCTTCCATGGGGTGCCCTACAAAACCTCATCTTTCATCATCCCAACTTCAAGCTGCTTGGTCGAGCTAGTTGAGACTCCTTTCCTTGTTATCACCCTAAGTGAGATTGAGATTGTGAACTTGGAGAGAGTTGGTCTTGGACAGAAAAATTTTGATATGACCATTGTGTTTAAGGATTTCAAGCGGGATGTCCTTCGGATTGATTCTATCCCATCAACATCACTAGATGGCATAAAGGAATGGCTTGACACAACGGACATAAAGTATTATGAGAGCAAGTTGAATTTGAACTGGCGGCAGATACTGAAGACAATCACTGATGACCCTCAGAGTTTCATAGATGAAGGGGGTTGGGAATTTTTGAATTTGGAAGCTAGTGATTCAGACTCTGAGAAATCGGAGGATTCAGACAAGGGTTATGAGCCATCAGATGCAGAACCTGAGTCTGAGTCAGAAGATGATGACTCGGATAGTGAGTCATTGGTGGAGTCTGATGAGgacgaggaggaggaggattcAGAGGAAGATTCCGAGGAAGAAAAAGGCAAGACCTGGGAAGAGTTAGAGAGGGAAGCAAGCAATGCAGACAGGGAAAAAGGGGATGAGTCTGATAGTGAGGTGGAGAGGAATAGAAGGAAAGCGAAGAATCTTGGGAAGTCTCGGGCCCCTCCTAGTAGCAGCATGGCCAAGCGTTCCAGGTTCAGATAG